A portion of the Paenibacillus marchantiae genome contains these proteins:
- the desA gene encoding Delta(5) desaturase DesA, whose product MSRTKEMALKKEVTPYEKNNLRLSIQQLVNSILPLLLLWAAAYYSLSVSYWLTFPIALVASGFVLRTFIIFHDCCHGSFFKSKRANDILGTITGVLTLTPYLQWKNEHSIHHATSGNLDKRGVGDIWVMTVEEYKAASPWGRLFYRIYRNPFVMFGIGPIYVFLFAYRFNRKGARRKERMNTHLTTVLIVALYASMCWLIGWQAFVLVQAPVFFFSGFFGIWLFYVQHQFEDTYFENEDEWSYVKAAVEGSSYYKLPKLLQWISGNIGFHHVHHLSPRVPNYYLEEAHNATPPLQNATTITLRSSLAALRFRLWDEESKRFISFGEIKTLSRKPYVQPPIRVNNQAGLTEKP is encoded by the coding sequence ATGAGCAGAACCAAAGAAATGGCCCTTAAAAAAGAAGTGACCCCTTATGAGAAAAATAATCTTCGCCTGAGTATCCAACAATTAGTGAATTCCATACTACCACTATTATTATTATGGGCCGCAGCGTACTATAGCCTGTCCGTGTCCTACTGGCTGACATTTCCGATTGCCCTCGTAGCCTCGGGGTTTGTACTTAGAACGTTTATCATCTTCCACGACTGCTGTCATGGTTCATTCTTCAAAAGCAAACGTGCCAACGACATTCTCGGTACGATTACAGGTGTATTAACCCTGACGCCTTACCTGCAATGGAAAAATGAGCATTCCATTCATCACGCCACCAGCGGCAATCTGGATAAACGTGGAGTTGGCGATATCTGGGTGATGACGGTTGAGGAATATAAAGCCGCTTCCCCTTGGGGCCGTCTCTTCTACCGTATTTATCGTAATCCGTTTGTCATGTTCGGTATTGGACCCATTTATGTATTCCTGTTCGCCTACCGTTTTAACCGTAAAGGTGCAAGACGCAAAGAACGCATGAATACTCACCTGACTACAGTGTTGATCGTAGCTCTTTATGCCTCCATGTGCTGGTTAATCGGCTGGCAGGCTTTTGTCCTGGTGCAGGCACCCGTCTTTTTCTTCTCTGGCTTCTTCGGCATCTGGCTGTTCTACGTACAGCATCAATTTGAAGATACGTACTTTGAGAATGAAGATGAATGGAGTTATGTGAAGGCTGCTGTTGAAGGTAGTTCATATTACAAATTGCCTAAACTGTTGCAGTGGATCAGCGGCAATATCGGGTTCCACCATGTGCATCACTTGAGCCCACGTGTACCTAACTATTACTTGGAAGAAGCACATAATGCAACACCACCATTGCAGAATGCAACAACGATTACGCTACGTTCCAGTCTGGCTGCCCTGCGCTTCCGTCTATGGGACGAAGAATCCAAGCGTTTTATTAGCTTCGGCGAGATCAAAACGTTATCCCGCAAGCCTTACGTTCAACCGCCTATTCGAGTAAACAACCAAGCGGGTCTGACAGAGAAGCCTTAA
- a CDS encoding sensor histidine kinase: MQKWMQLFYKNTGLNPYVWLVFFILPFYYISQYSKLWPMVAGIFIILFFFVCYLLAFITKGWQVYMWIGLLIAISITMTIAYDYAYFSLFLAFFIGNIKNKAGFFTLYSVNLAASFLTINYSFIKQSTLLLSQFPFVFISLMASILLPISTYNKNKREQLEGQLENANKRLDDLVKMEERQRIARDLHDTLGQKLSLIGLKTDLAKRLLRMNPDQAEIELNDLRQTASTALKEVREMVTTMRGTQLVDELFRAEQILKAASIEFVLEGNPKLQDTSQLNENVLGMCLKEAVTNVVKHSQATVCTIRIEETLSDNIVTVQDNGVGIERTRKQERRGTGILGMKERLEFVNGCLDIRSGANMEGTGIVIHVPKLVRKPIKEVEQ, encoded by the coding sequence ATTCAAAAGTGGATGCAGCTCTTTTATAAAAATACAGGTTTAAATCCATATGTATGGCTCGTCTTTTTCATCCTGCCCTTCTATTATATTTCACAATATTCCAAATTGTGGCCCATGGTTGCGGGAATCTTCATCATTCTGTTCTTCTTTGTTTGCTATCTGCTTGCCTTCATCACAAAGGGCTGGCAGGTGTATATGTGGATTGGGCTGCTGATCGCCATATCAATTACGATGACCATCGCTTATGATTATGCCTATTTCTCATTGTTTCTTGCTTTTTTTATTGGGAATATTAAAAATAAAGCCGGCTTTTTCACCCTCTATTCGGTGAACCTGGCAGCCAGTTTTCTAACTATTAATTATAGCTTCATCAAGCAGAGCACCCTACTGCTCAGTCAGTTTCCGTTTGTATTCATTAGTCTCATGGCATCCATTCTGCTTCCGATCAGTACGTATAACAAAAATAAGCGTGAACAGTTGGAAGGCCAGCTGGAGAATGCCAACAAACGGCTGGATGATCTGGTGAAAATGGAAGAGCGGCAACGTATCGCACGCGATCTGCACGATACACTTGGACAAAAGCTCTCTCTCATTGGTCTGAAAACCGATCTGGCGAAGCGTCTGCTTCGCATGAATCCTGATCAAGCCGAGATTGAACTGAACGATCTGAGACAGACGGCAAGTACGGCCCTGAAGGAAGTCCGGGAAATGGTAACGACCATGCGTGGCACACAGCTGGTGGATGAACTGTTCCGTGCCGAACAGATTTTGAAGGCCGCTTCCATTGAATTTGTACTGGAAGGCAATCCGAAGTTGCAGGATACGTCACAACTAAATGAAAATGTACTCGGCATGTGTCTGAAAGAAGCCGTTACGAATGTCGTAAAACACAGTCAGGCAACGGTATGCACCATCCGAATCGAGGAAACACTGTCCGATAATATAGTAACGGTTCAGGATAACGGAGTTGGAATCGAACGTACCCGCAAGCAAGAACGGCGCGGTACCGGAATCTTGGGAATGAAAGAACGACTTGAATTTGTGAACGGTTGTCTGGATATTCGTTCCGGAGCAAACATGGAAGGTACAGGCATTGTCATCCATGTTCCCAAGCTGGTCCGCAAACCGATAAAGGAGGTTGAACAATGA
- a CDS encoding ROK family transcriptional regulator has protein sequence MAGTPQYIRNLNENLIMDALIATGAMSRADISRQTGLSKPTVSSAIEHLIERNLVLETGRADNAQGRKATLIRFNETAYYVCGIDIGATRIRIALSDLNGEIVDYRTYPTLSVQSGDRAGTAILDVLRSHMDELLTENQLNWDQIQYIGFGIPGVVLPDSGDIDRIVAPLEGLEKLLSLESLSGAFPCEVILENDVNLAALGEYRGGAAADSNLFVFFSIGTGTGAGIMVNGQLLRGMGGLTGELAEMLLEEGRRLEDVLSAEGLMELAKRQLDASLLEGPDSGIEYLREHLTPEKLFEATRGGESQAVKILKQYSQMIASALRNICVVLAPHLIVLGGGIGGNGDVLLPFLRQIVSDQFPAKPELICSELGERAVVTGAVQVALQQTMLNLQHEALE, from the coding sequence ATGGCTGGCACACCGCAGTATATCCGCAATCTGAACGAGAATTTGATTATGGATGCGCTGATCGCAACTGGTGCGATGTCCAGGGCAGATATCAGTCGTCAGACCGGACTCAGCAAACCTACGGTGTCGTCGGCGATTGAACATCTGATTGAACGAAATCTGGTGTTAGAAACCGGTAGAGCCGACAATGCCCAGGGTCGCAAAGCAACACTCATTCGATTCAATGAAACAGCTTACTATGTCTGTGGTATTGATATTGGGGCAACCCGAATTCGGATCGCACTCTCTGATCTGAATGGTGAGATTGTGGATTACAGAACGTATCCAACATTATCGGTCCAAAGCGGTGATCGAGCAGGGACGGCAATCCTTGATGTGCTTCGAAGCCATATGGATGAATTACTGACGGAAAATCAATTGAATTGGGATCAAATCCAATATATTGGTTTTGGCATTCCAGGTGTTGTACTGCCGGACTCTGGTGATATTGATCGAATCGTTGCCCCGTTAGAGGGATTGGAGAAGTTGCTCTCGCTTGAATCATTGTCGGGAGCCTTCCCGTGTGAAGTGATCCTGGAGAACGATGTGAACCTGGCTGCACTGGGGGAGTACAGGGGTGGAGCAGCAGCGGATTCCAATCTATTTGTGTTTTTCTCCATCGGTACTGGAACGGGTGCAGGCATCATGGTGAACGGGCAATTGCTACGAGGCATGGGCGGTTTGACAGGCGAGCTCGCGGAGATGTTGTTGGAAGAGGGGCGTCGATTGGAGGATGTTTTGTCAGCGGAAGGTCTGATGGAACTGGCCAAGCGTCAGTTGGATGCCAGTCTTCTTGAGGGTCCTGATTCTGGTATAGAATACCTTCGTGAACACCTGACTCCTGAGAAACTGTTTGAAGCTACCCGAGGTGGAGAATCGCAGGCTGTGAAGATTCTGAAACAATACAGCCAAATGATTGCTTCGGCTCTGCGGAATATCTGTGTCGTGCTTGCTCCCCATCTCATTGTACTTGGCGGAGGTATCGGGGGAAATGGGGATGTGTTATTGCCGTTTCTCAGACAGATCGTATCTGATCAATTCCCGGCGAAGCCTGAACTGATCTGTTCAGAGCTGGGCGAGCGGGCTGTAGTGACTGGAGCAGTGCAGGTAGCCTTGCAACAGACGATGCTGAATCTTCAGCATGAGGCATTGGAATAA
- a CDS encoding polysaccharide deacetylase family protein yields the protein MLHIRKTFITALAILLIIPLLLPQSASATSSASKNAGNKASSKIIYLTFDDGPTAHTGQLLDILDQYNAKATFFMLGPQMEKFQKATKRIVADGHGLGLHGVTHVPSKFYKSAYSGLKEMQQANESLNKVAGVKTSLVRTPYGSKPYLKPAYRNVLLGQGGFHLWDWNVDSEDWKYKKDHQKVYNSVMKQIHNVQKSGTTPVVLMHDQEATLKVLPQVLKTLKAEGYQFEVLTKKVQPVNFWNDKR from the coding sequence ATGCTACATATTCGTAAAACATTCATCACCGCACTTGCTATTCTATTGATCATTCCATTGCTATTGCCGCAGTCGGCTTCAGCTACATCATCCGCATCCAAGAATGCTGGAAATAAAGCGAGCTCCAAAATCATATATCTAACTTTCGATGATGGGCCGACCGCCCATACGGGACAATTACTGGATATTCTGGATCAGTACAATGCCAAGGCGACATTCTTCATGCTTGGACCTCAGATGGAGAAGTTTCAGAAGGCCACCAAGCGTATTGTTGCAGATGGACATGGACTGGGCTTGCATGGCGTAACGCATGTTCCCAGTAAATTTTATAAATCCGCATACAGCGGCTTGAAAGAAATGCAGCAGGCCAATGAAAGCTTGAATAAAGTGGCAGGTGTCAAAACCAGTCTCGTTCGTACTCCATACGGCAGCAAACCGTATCTCAAACCGGCATATCGCAATGTTCTACTAGGTCAGGGTGGATTCCATCTGTGGGATTGGAATGTCGACTCCGAAGATTGGAAATACAAGAAGGATCATCAGAAAGTTTACAACAGCGTGATGAAGCAGATCCATAATGTTCAAAAGAGCGGAACCACCCCTGTGGTCCTGATGCATGACCAGGAAGCGACATTGAAAGTACTTCCGCAAGTGTTAAAAACACTGAAAGCAGAAGGCTACCAGTTTGAAGTGCTGACCAAGAAAGTGCAGCCCGTGAATTTCTGGAATGACAAACGTTAA
- a CDS encoding amino acid permease, with translation MNTSSSQLKKTIGMPQAVALYISAVLGSGVLIVPGLAAELAGPASLLAWGGMVLLILPLALSMGLLSARYPDAGGVSHFVTLAFGQRAGAVVGWFFLMSVPIGAPVAALTGAGYMTAALGLGEGYRTAIAALMLAAGLIINIVGMQVAGKVQIGVVLAIIIVLVMAFVFAIPNMQSIHFTPFMPSGWVSVGQAGAILFWCFIGWEAVSHLSEEFTDPRKAAIKGVTIAAIIVGVLYFLTALATVGTQSYLHGGADVSLVWIISQALGSWGGLLAGLTGIFICTATVIAYAGAASRVAYALARQGSAPQWMSRLSSRYHTPIAAIGFLAICFTLVLGIYGSGLVSLTTLIQLPNATFILTYLGGCAAGIRLLKGSRTGVTISWISFVATAIVFPFAGWAVLYPVVIVVLYGLLSRKRQHKI, from the coding sequence ATGAACACATCTTCTTCGCAGCTCAAAAAAACGATAGGTATGCCGCAAGCTGTTGCGCTTTATATAAGTGCAGTTCTCGGTTCAGGTGTCCTGATTGTACCCGGACTTGCTGCCGAACTTGCAGGACCAGCTTCACTTCTCGCCTGGGGAGGCATGGTGCTGCTGATTCTCCCACTCGCCCTATCCATGGGATTACTCTCAGCCCGATACCCGGACGCAGGCGGTGTATCCCATTTCGTCACCCTCGCTTTCGGACAACGGGCAGGAGCCGTGGTTGGATGGTTCTTTCTAATGTCCGTTCCCATCGGTGCTCCCGTGGCTGCCCTTACAGGTGCAGGCTACATGACGGCTGCGCTGGGACTCGGGGAAGGATATAGAACAGCGATTGCCGCCCTCATGCTGGCGGCTGGACTGATCATTAACATTGTAGGCATGCAGGTTGCCGGAAAGGTACAGATTGGCGTTGTGCTAGCGATTATTATCGTGCTAGTCATGGCATTTGTATTTGCTATTCCGAATATGCAATCCATACATTTCACACCATTTATGCCAAGTGGTTGGGTCAGCGTGGGTCAGGCTGGGGCCATTCTGTTCTGGTGTTTTATCGGTTGGGAAGCTGTATCTCACCTGTCTGAAGAATTTACTGATCCACGCAAGGCAGCTATCAAAGGCGTAACCATTGCTGCCATCATTGTAGGTGTGCTCTATTTCCTGACTGCACTGGCGACAGTCGGAACCCAAAGCTATCTTCATGGCGGAGCTGATGTCTCTCTCGTATGGATCATTAGTCAGGCTCTCGGTTCCTGGGGTGGATTACTTGCTGGGCTAACTGGCATATTCATTTGCACCGCTACGGTCATTGCGTATGCTGGTGCCGCATCCCGTGTCGCCTATGCACTGGCAAGACAAGGATCCGCCCCGCAATGGATGTCCCGCTTATCCAGTCGGTACCATACACCAATTGCTGCAATCGGCTTCCTGGCCATCTGCTTCACTCTCGTGTTAGGCATATACGGATCAGGTCTGGTGTCACTCACCACACTTATTCAGTTGCCTAATGCAACGTTCATTCTCACCTATCTTGGTGGATGCGCAGCCGGAATACGCTTACTCAAGGGAAGTCGTACTGGGGTAACCATCAGTTGGATTTCCTTTGTGGCGACAGCCATTGTGTTCCCTTTTGCCGGGTGGGCCGTTCTCTACCCTGTGGTGATCGTCGTTCTGTACGGACTTCTCAGCCGCAAACGACAACACAAAATATAA
- a CDS encoding YitT family protein, with protein sequence MKKRITDILFIMAGAFLFALAVNLFVIPNDLAEGGVTGITIILYYLFEWSPGLMNLLLNGILLLVGYKFLDRTTTVYTIIAVVFNSLFLHLTESWTIASDELWINTIFGGLFAGLGIGMIVRVGGTTAGTVILARLANKYLDWNISYGLLFFDLIVAFSSFFIIGPQGLMCTIVMLFVGTKTMEFIIEGLNPKKAVTIISTKQDAIAQQVIEKMDRGVTVLSGHGYYTKNPKEILYIVISKQEVPMLKKIVRAEDEIAFITIHDVRDVFGEGFIELSKS encoded by the coding sequence ATGAAGAAAAGAATAACGGATATTCTATTTATTATGGCGGGTGCATTTCTGTTTGCACTTGCAGTAAACCTGTTCGTCATCCCGAATGATCTGGCTGAAGGCGGCGTTACAGGGATTACAATTATTTTGTATTACCTCTTTGAATGGTCTCCTGGACTGATGAACTTGCTCCTGAATGGTATTTTGCTACTTGTGGGGTACAAATTTCTGGACAGAACGACAACGGTGTATACCATTATTGCGGTGGTATTTAACTCGCTGTTCCTGCACCTAACCGAGAGCTGGACGATCGCATCGGACGAGCTCTGGATCAATACTATTTTTGGTGGATTATTTGCCGGTCTGGGTATCGGCATGATTGTTAGAGTAGGCGGCACAACGGCGGGCACCGTTATTCTGGCCCGGCTTGCCAATAAATATCTGGATTGGAACATCAGTTATGGACTGTTATTCTTCGATCTGATCGTGGCGTTCTCGTCTTTCTTCATTATAGGGCCGCAAGGTTTGATGTGTACGATTGTCATGTTGTTCGTCGGAACCAAAACGATGGAGTTTATTATTGAAGGGCTCAATCCGAAAAAAGCAGTTACGATTATATCTACCAAACAGGATGCCATTGCTCAACAGGTCATTGAGAAGATGGATCGGGGAGTTACCGTCTTGTCTGGTCATGGCTACTATACGAAAAACCCGAAAGAGATCTTATATATTGTCATTAGCAAACAAGAAGTTCCGATGCTGAAGAAGATTGTGCGAGCGGAGGACGAAATTGCTTTCATAACGATCCATGATGTGCGTGACGTATTTGGTGAAGGATTCATTGAATTGTCCAAATCGTAA
- a CDS encoding dihydroorotate dehydrogenase, translated as MSEVLGGEARGGYGYGGFTSVGAILVLFILLVIISKAFLV; from the coding sequence ATGAGCGAAGTATTAGGTGGAGAAGCAAGAGGAGGCTACGGATACGGAGGTTTTACTTCTGTAGGTGCCATTCTGGTTTTGTTTATCCTGTTGGTTATCATCTCCAAAGCATTCCTGGTATAA
- a CDS encoding YolD-like family protein: MAKAKVAKRPTRDEFELEELGNQLVEAYQERSEVLLTVWGKEDQVHGVIVKLDSRTRLVHVEYTEEEFTAKVPFLDIMRIDSPRF, translated from the coding sequence TTGGCAAAAGCAAAAGTTGCAAAAAGACCTACCCGGGATGAGTTTGAACTGGAAGAGCTGGGGAACCAACTAGTTGAGGCGTATCAAGAACGTTCGGAAGTGTTGCTGACCGTATGGGGCAAGGAAGATCAGGTTCATGGGGTGATTGTGAAGTTGGACTCACGTACCCGGCTAGTGCATGTGGAGTATACAGAGGAAGAATTTACGGCCAAAGTGCCGTTCCTGGATATTATGCGCATTGATTCCCCACGGTTTTGA
- a CDS encoding ferritin, translated as MSKELTEALNEQMNFEFYSAHVYQAMAAYCSSESLDGFANFFIVQAEEERFHAMKIYKFLNDRGQRATLAALPEPKNEYSSMLDVFEHGYAHEQQNTKKFYNLADIALNEREHATMYFLKWFIDEQVEEEALFDNIIQKLRRIEKDSNAFYMLDAEFGKRSFTAPAE; from the coding sequence ATGAGTAAAGAGTTGACAGAAGCTTTGAACGAACAGATGAACTTCGAATTTTATTCGGCTCACGTATATCAGGCGATGGCCGCATACTGTTCCAGCGAAAGCTTGGACGGATTTGCCAACTTCTTCATCGTACAAGCAGAGGAAGAGCGGTTCCACGCCATGAAAATATACAAATTCCTGAATGACCGCGGACAACGCGCTACTCTTGCTGCATTGCCAGAGCCGAAGAATGAATATTCTTCAATGCTGGATGTGTTTGAACACGGATATGCACACGAGCAGCAAAACACGAAGAAATTCTACAATCTGGCTGACATTGCCCTGAATGAGCGTGAACATGCCACGATGTATTTCCTGAAGTGGTTCATCGATGAGCAAGTCGAAGAGGAAGCTCTGTTTGATAATATCATCCAGAAGTTGCGCCGTATCGAAAAAGATAGCAATGCTTTCTACATGCTGGACGCCGAATTTGGTAAACGTTCATTCACAGCTCCTGCGGAGTAA
- a CDS encoding response regulator transcription factor, with product MIRIVIAEDQRMMLGALSSLLNLEEDMEVVGRASNGQEALSLVRELTPDICLMDIEMPVKSGLEAAEELKGMSCKVIILTTFARTGYFERALKGGVRGYLLKDSPIEELAESIRQVMNGRRIFAPDLVDEAYVQENPLTERENAVLGLMADGKNTKEIAGHLFITTGTVRNYISIILNKLNASNRIEAITRSKEKGWFK from the coding sequence ATGATCAGGATCGTAATCGCCGAAGACCAGCGTATGATGCTGGGGGCCTTGTCTTCCCTACTCAATCTGGAAGAGGATATGGAAGTGGTAGGTCGTGCAAGCAATGGACAGGAAGCTCTTTCTCTCGTTAGGGAGCTTACACCAGACATCTGTCTGATGGACATTGAAATGCCCGTCAAAAGTGGCCTGGAGGCCGCTGAGGAACTGAAAGGTATGAGCTGTAAAGTCATTATTTTGACAACCTTTGCCCGGACCGGATATTTTGAACGTGCTTTGAAAGGCGGTGTACGCGGTTATCTGTTAAAGGATAGCCCGATCGAGGAACTGGCCGAATCAATCCGTCAGGTCATGAATGGGAGACGTATTTTTGCACCCGATCTGGTAGACGAGGCTTATGTACAGGAGAACCCGCTGACCGAACGTGAAAATGCCGTTCTCGGCCTGATGGCAGACGGTAAAAATACAAAGGAAATAGCCGGACATTTATTTATTACAACCGGTACGGTGCGAAATTACATCTCTATTATCCTCAACAAGTTAAATGCAAGTAACCGCATTGAAGCCATCACTCGTTCCAAAGAAAAAGGGTGGTTTAAATGA
- a CDS encoding COG1361 family protein has protein sequence MSQSSGPLSHTLQNQSLVRFSSGTTELEQVAYSNTVVTPWIGPRLEVYKFCNVAEAALGQTLTYLIEIVNSGNCAAMVHVLDSLSSETSLLPNSVLLDGTPLPGVSPERGIPAQEIVPGATLRIHFQVIIVGLPQDLKLVNQAKIRYTFVTPEGRMVEGEEQSNVVEVNLVSSSLSLVLNADRVQTFVGDIVTYNLLVSNPGFIIGNDTRVTIPLPKGIEFLPGSVIVNEIFVPETTPDSGIMIGEVLPEESVPIQFRVQVTGGSIAENLTIQAVLEYVSGDTLENVYSNVATLQIIQPRISIAKSVNPPIATPGDTVQYQITVHNEGSFAVDAIVTDFLPPGMRYVEGSLGWNGVKRLGTNPVKGINLGTLTARSVVNIQFEVHLTEQERGVPAVFELMNQARLIYTFRLPDSRSVQRIISSNTAVIQLKFPIISVHVEVKPDLIERGGNVTFHVHVTNKGAWPARVQLADVLPPGAKWIGEAEVRDRAIISEYSSPRFLHLGEMEPGAEKWVTYIAQISSAEQLGIQQGTVTAMYTYEWNGQRHSGQSISNVYTIIVEDGDE, from the coding sequence ATGAGCCAATCTTCCGGTCCGTTGTCCCACACGCTACAGAATCAGTCACTGGTTCGATTCAGCTCGGGTACGACTGAACTGGAACAGGTGGCCTATTCTAATACGGTAGTTACACCATGGATCGGCCCCAGGCTGGAGGTTTACAAGTTTTGCAACGTTGCTGAGGCTGCTCTGGGGCAGACACTGACCTATCTGATTGAAATTGTGAATTCGGGTAATTGTGCTGCCATGGTCCATGTATTGGATTCGCTCTCGTCGGAAACTTCACTTCTCCCCAATAGTGTACTCCTGGATGGAACTCCGCTGCCAGGAGTATCACCGGAGAGAGGGATTCCTGCGCAGGAAATCGTACCTGGAGCGACGTTGCGTATTCATTTTCAGGTGATCATCGTCGGTCTTCCTCAGGACTTGAAACTGGTGAATCAAGCGAAGATACGTTATACATTTGTGACGCCGGAAGGACGAATGGTTGAGGGAGAAGAGCAATCCAACGTGGTAGAAGTAAATCTGGTCTCGTCAAGTCTGTCGTTGGTTTTGAATGCAGATCGTGTGCAAACCTTTGTCGGAGATATCGTCACTTACAACCTTTTGGTGAGTAACCCGGGTTTTATAATAGGAAACGATACCAGGGTAACGATCCCATTACCCAAAGGGATTGAATTTCTTCCGGGAAGTGTCATTGTGAATGAGATTTTTGTTCCCGAGACGACGCCTGACTCCGGGATTATGATAGGCGAGGTACTACCCGAAGAATCTGTTCCAATTCAATTTCGAGTACAGGTCACGGGAGGAAGCATAGCTGAGAATTTAACAATTCAGGCAGTACTAGAGTACGTTTCAGGTGACACATTGGAGAATGTATACTCGAACGTAGCAACTTTACAAATCATTCAACCTCGGATTTCGATTGCGAAAAGTGTGAATCCACCCATCGCTACTCCTGGGGATACCGTTCAATACCAAATAACGGTACACAATGAAGGTTCTTTTGCAGTAGATGCTATCGTGACGGATTTTCTTCCGCCAGGTATGCGCTATGTTGAGGGGAGCCTGGGGTGGAACGGTGTGAAACGGCTTGGAACAAATCCAGTCAAAGGCATCAATCTGGGAACGTTGACTGCACGTTCCGTGGTTAATATCCAATTTGAAGTGCATCTCACAGAGCAGGAGCGGGGTGTACCTGCAGTCTTCGAACTGATGAATCAGGCTCGCCTGATCTATACATTTCGCTTGCCAGATTCGCGTTCTGTGCAACGAATAATTTCCTCCAATACGGCTGTCATTCAGTTGAAGTTTCCTATCATCTCGGTTCATGTGGAAGTGAAGCCAGACTTGATCGAAAGGGGAGGAAATGTAACCTTTCATGTACATGTGACCAACAAAGGGGCCTGGCCCGCGCGGGTGCAGTTGGCTGATGTGCTCCCTCCAGGTGCCAAATGGATTGGGGAAGCAGAAGTACGGGATCGAGCGATCATTTCAGAGTATTCATCACCAAGATTTTTACATTTGGGTGAGATGGAACCTGGAGCGGAGAAATGGGTCACTTACATTGCACAAATATCCTCCGCTGAACAACTGGGAATCCAGCAGGGTACCGTAACTGCAATGTATACCTACGAGTGGAACGGTCAGAGGCATTCAGGACAGTCCATTTCGAATGTATACACCATTATTGTTGAAGATGGCGATGAATGA